The following nucleotide sequence is from Brachyspira suanatina.
TAGATTCCATACAGCATAAGCTCGTAAAATCTAATTTAAGACTTGTTATAAGTATAGCAAAAAGATATTATAATAGCGGAGTACCTTTTATCGATATCATAGATGAAGGAAATATAGGACTTATAGAGGCTGTTAAAAGATTTGAATATAAAAAAGGATTCAAATTTTCTACTTATGGTGTTTGGTGGATAAAGCAGAGCATAGTTAAAGAAATATCAAGCAAAAGACATATCATAAGATTCCCTATGCATATAGCAAGGCTTATAAAAAAGAGTATACAAACATCAAAAACACTTACTCAGAAATTAGGCAGAGAACCTACTATAGATGAAATATCTAAAGAAATGAAAATAGACAGAAAGACTTTATCTTATATTATGATATTTACTCAGGATACTGCCAGTGTTGACTCTTTTTTCAGAAATTCAGATAATAATGATATGACTTCTATAATAGAAGATAAAAATTTCCCTTCACCTCATCAAAAGGCATTTATGGATAGTTTGAGAGATACTTTAACAGAAGCTCTTAAATGTTTAGATGAAAAAGAGAGAACAGTTATAATATCAAGATATGGTTTATATGGAAAAGAGGCTAAAACTCTTGAAGATACTGGAAAAGAATTAAATATTACCAGAGAAAGAGTAAGACAAATTCAGATAAAAGCTATAAAGAAACTTGCAGGACTTAATTTATCTAAAGAATTAAAAAGCTTCTTATGGGATTAAATAATTTTCATTTTATAATTATATTTTTTTATTAAACAATTTATATTTTTACCGAAAAATTAATATCATAAAATATAATCATGGATGGGAATTTATGTCTAACGAAATGAAAGCAAAATTAAAACCTATAATTATAATAGTAATATTACTTGTAATTTTAGTTGCAGGTTTCTTTATTACTAAGAGCATATTGAGCAGCAATAATATACCTATTTTAGATTTTGGTGCAGCCAATACAAATGATATGCCTGAAGATACTTTGACAACAGATGATATATTCGGTGAGGATATAACTCCTGAAGAAAAAGATTTCTTAGCTACAAATAACACCATATTAACAGATAATAATACAAACACTAAATCAACAAATAAAGATTCTTCTATAAATCTTACAGATAATGGGTTATATGAGGCAGGAAATAATCTTGATATACCAGATATAAAACCTCCTGTTTCTAAACCAAATAATAGCAGTTCAGCTTATACTTATAATACTGATAATACAGTTTTAGTAACAAGTTCTAATACTCTTAGACCTAATGATAATATTATGAATACAATGTCTTCTATAGAAACAAATGTTAGAATAAGTTCATTTATCATCAATTATAATGACAGATTCATTGCTACTAGAACTAACCCTGTTTTAATAACTTTAGCGGTAAAATCTCCTGCTGAAGGAAAATATGCTAAAATAAGAGTATATGCTAGAAGAGTAGATAATAATTATAATATATTAAGCAGAGATTTAGTATTCTATTTGCCTAAAATATATGTATTGGACGGACAGGCACAGACACAATTCTACTTTGCAGGAAGAACTTCTGCAGGCGGAAAGTACTTGCCTAAAGGAAGATACTTATTATATGCCGAAGCAGAAATTACAGATGCTAACGGCAGATCAGTTGGAAAAACAGGAAGATATCCTGTTCCTCAATGGAATTATGTTGTAACATTACAGTAAAAAATATTTTGCTGTGATGCCTAAAACTCCCTAGATATTTTTATAATACTGGGGAGTTTTTATTTTATTATAGATTTTTTAATTTCATATAAATAATAGGAAAATTATTTCCTAGATCATCGTATTCATTTCTTTTATAATCTTCAAAACCTATATGCTTATAAAAATTGTATGCATTTGTATTTTGTTCATTGACTGATACTTCTTCTATATCATAATTGTAAATAGCATATTGTATTAATTTTCTGCCTATGCCATTTCCTATAACTTCAGGATCTAAAAAAAGCATTTCTAATTTTTTATTTTCTGTGCCCATAAACCCTACAATATTATCTTCTATTTCAGCAATTATTAAATGCTTTATATCTATTAAATATTTTTTAATGTATTTGGATATATTTATAATATCATCTTCTTTAAGAAATAAATGAGTTGCTCTTACAGATTTTTCCCATATTATATAAAGTTTATCTATTAATTCATCATCTCTATTTTTTGCTTCATATATTGTCATAATATAAAAGTCCTAATAAAAAGTTTTAATAAAAAATTCTAATAAAAAAATATCTATGCAAATTAATTAAATTAACTTACATAGATAAAATATTTTTTAATTATAACTTATTTTTTGTTATTGGAAATTCTTTTCTATTAATTTTTCATAAGTACCATTTGTCATTATTTGAGAAAGTCCTGCATTAATTTTTTCTAAAAGAGCTGTATCTTCTTTTCTTAATGCAATTGCATAATTTTCTACTATAGCATCACTTTCTATTAATTTTATATCATCATTATATTTAGCAAAATTTTTGCAAGGTTCTTTATCAAATACAATAGCAGCGATTTTCTTTTCTTTTAATGCTAGTACAGCAGCAGCACCTGTATCAAATTTTTCATTATTTACTTCTTTGTTTTCTGTCATTATAGTATCGCCTGTTGTACCTATAACCACACCTATATTTTTGCCTGCTAAATCATCAAATGTTTTTATAGTATCATCATCTTTATGAACTAGCATAACTTGGCTTGAAACATAATAAGGTTCTGAAAAATTAACAAACTGTTTTCTTTCTTCAGTAACAGTCATACCTGCTATTATAGCATCTATTTTTTTAGCCTGAAGTGCTGGTAAAAGTCCTTTAAACTGCATATGTGTGAACTCTACATTCAAACCAGATAATTTTGCGACTTCGCTCATTATATCATAATCAAAACCGCCTATTTTTCCATCACTGTCTAAATATCCAAAAGGCGGAAAGTCAACATCTATTCCAACATATATTTTTTTATTTTCAGTTTCTGTTGTTTTTGCTGAATTACCGCATGATACAATGAGCATTGAAGAAATAATCATTATTAATGTTAGTATTTTTTTCATTTTTACCCTCTTTATAAAAGAATTTATAACTATTAATAGTATTACTATGTAATATAATACTACTAACTAATATAAAAGTCAAGAATAAAAATCATAAAATATAGTTATCATAATATTGATATAATGATTATTTAATTATATAATAAAAAAATGAAAGTTAACATATTTACAGATAATTTAAATACTAAAATATACGGTAAAAATACTTTATTATTTGAATCATTAGAAAGTACAAATAAAAAAATGATAGAAGATTTAAATAATAAAGTAAAGTTAGAAGAGGGTAGTGTATATATAGCATTGCTTCAGACATCAGGAAAGGGCAGCTATGGTAATAAATGGGAATCAAACAATAATTTAGGATTATGGTTTAGTGTTTTAGTTTATTCACCATATAAAAAAGAGGCTTTAAGTTTTTTGCCTGGCATAGCATTGAGTAAATGCTTGAGAGAAAAATATAATGTTGATGCTCATGTAAAATGGCCTAATGATGTTTTGGTTGGAAGTAAAAAGATATCGGGAACTCTTATACAAGTTACTCCTTTTGAAAATGTAAATGCATGCGTTATAGGGACTGGTGTTAATTTATATCAAAGCAAAGAAGATTTTGATTTAAGTATAAGAAATAAGGCTACTTCATTATATATTGAAACAGGAAACAAAGTAGAATTAAGTAATTTTTATAAAGATTTAATTTATTATTTTGAAGAAGTTTATACAGGAAGTACGAAATTATCAGAATATTTTAAAGAGTATAGTAAAATGATAGGAAAAACTATAAAAGCTATAAAAGATAATACTGAAATATATGCTGATGTAAAAGGAATAACAGAAGAAGGATATTTACAAGTTGAAGTTAATGGAAAAGATGAGACTTGGATATCCAGAGCTTCTTTAGATATAGATACAAGCTATTAAAAATTAATAAATGGAAGGAAATTATGAGAAAACCAATACCATACAAGAAACCAGAAGAAAAAAAACATGTGAATAAAAAGAGTATATTTTTGCTTATCATATTTGAATTAATTATTATAGTGCTTTCGATAGTTACTACAGCTATAATATCATTATTATTTGGTATAAATCCTTATATAAGTGCTGGAATAAGTGCTGCTATACTTGTAGTATTTAGTGTATTTGTGGCAAAGGAATTTTTACTTAGTATTAATAAGTGATAAAAAGGAGTAATAAAAATACCTACCATATAATAAATGGGGTTTATTATGGTAGGCTTTTTAAGAAAACATATGATAAAAAATAAAAACAATCTACAATGTATAGTATACTATATATAATTTTTGTCAATATAAATTTTTAAAATATTAAAAAAATAAATAATATAAATTTAAAAAATATGGAGTTTTATTTTACATATAATACAAATAAATAGCATGTTATATAGTTATTATAGCATGTTATATAATCATAGAGTTATTTCTTTTTTATTGCTTATTTTAAAGAATATAATAAGCGATATAATAGTTGTAAATGTAAGTATTGTAGAAAGTGCGGCTGCTGTTCCGTAACTTGCCCTTATAACTTCCTGATAAATAGCCACAGACATAGTTCTTGATTTTGTTGTATAAAGTATAACAGATGAGCTTAATTCATTAATAACAGTTATCCAGCTTAATATGGCTCCGGATAATACGCCTGAAAGCATTAATTTTGCTGTTATATAAAAGAAAGTTTTCATTTCTGAAGCTCCTAAACTTATAGATGCTTCATCTACATTCTTATCTATTTGATAAAGTATTGCAGAGCTTGATCTTAAAGTGTAGGGGAGTCTTCTTATTACCAATGATATAACAATAATTATAGAACTTCCTGTTAATATTATAGGAGGCTTATTGAATGCAGTTAAAAATGTTATTCCAAGTACAGATCCTGGTATTATATATGGAAACATTGATACTATATCTATTATATTGGTTAATATATTTTTTCTTCTGATTGTTATATATGCAGTGAGCATTCCTACAAGTATTATTATTGCTATTGTTATTATTCCATATACGTATGTATTTTTTATTGAAGATGCCAAAGAACGAAATATTGTTTCATAGCTTTCAAGAGAAAAATTACTAGTAAAAACGGATCGGTTTGTCTTTAAAAATGAAGTGTATATTACTGTAATTTGAGGAAGTATAGAAATCAAAACTAAAATATATATTATACTATGAATTAGTATAGATTTTATACCTTTTATATCTTTTGATTTTATGCTGTTCATTGAATTCATAGCATAAGATCTTTTATTTACAATATATTTTTGTGAAATAAACATTATAGTTGTAATTATTACCATTATAACAGACATTGAAGCAGAAAAGTTTGCATTGCTTCCTACTTCGCTTATGAACTCCGAGTATATCATAGTAGGCATAGTTCTGTATCCTTCACCTATAAGCATAGGAGTACCGAAATCAGCCAAAGCATTCATAAATACAATGAGTCCTGCTGAAACTATAGTGGGCTTTATTAATGGTATAGTTACTGTCATATTTCTCATAAAGCTTGAAGCACCCAAATTCTCAGAAGCCTCTAAAAGTATATTATCTATTTTACCCAAAGCTCCATAAACATACATAAATATAAATGGGTATAATTTCAAAGAAAAAACTAAAAGTATTCCATCAAAACCATATATAGTTGGTATGCTAATACCTATATATGAAAAAAATCTAGTAATAACTCCGTTTCTTCCAAGAAGAAGTATCCATGAATAGGCACCTATAAATGCTGGAGACATCATAGATATTATTATGAGAATTTCTATGATTCTTTTACCTTTAAGATTGTACATCTTCATACAGTATGCCAAAGGTGTTCCAATTAATACAGCAAGAATAGTTACAGAAGTTGTTACTATAAAACTATTTATTAAAGTGCTGTAATAATACTTTTTGGTAAAGAATCTTATAAAATTATTTAACGTCCAGGCATCTGTTTTTATATCTTTAAAACTGCTTAAAAATAATGAGAACAATGGATAAACTAAAAATAAAGCAAAAATAAATGTTATTATTATAGTAATATATGTCCAAAAGTCCATTCTTTTTAATATAGTTTTTATTATATTTTTCATAATTATTTTCTCTTTTCACTGCTGATAATTATATCTATTTTATCAGCAGGATTTTAGTAAGAAAATATATAGATATTTTAAATACCTGTAACTATATTTTTAAATCTTTCAAGCCAAGCCTCTTTATTTTTATCAACCATTTCTTCATCTTCTTTTATATCATTTATATTTTCAAGAGGCATAAGTATTTGAGAGCCTTCTAAATTTTTTATTATTGTTCTTGTGAATAATTCATCATTAATAATTTTTTGGGCATCATAGCTTGTTACAAAATCTACAAACTTTTTAGCATTTTCTAAGTTTTTAGCGCCTTTTATTATAGCCATAGAATGTGCTTTAGTTAGTACGCCCTCTTTCATATATATAACATCTATAGGAGAACCTGTATGTATATAGTTTGCAGCTGCACTTTCAAATGTAAGCCCTACAGCATATTCATTATCAGCAACACCTTTATATACTGCAGAAGAACTGCTTAAAAGTTTTCCGTCTAAATTAGCATATAATTTTTCTACATAATCCCAGCCATTTTCAGGATTTCCATTACCCATAGCATAAAGCATATTAACTAACTGTTCAAAAGATGATGATGAAGTAGTAGGATCATTAAAAGCTATTTGTCCTTTTAAAGCAGGATTAAGTAAATCAGCGTATCCTTCTACTTTTATATCTTTTATTAAATTTGTATTTATTATTAATACGCTTGGACTAAGCATAAAGCCTGTTATGTATTTTTCTTTACTTCTATAATCCTCGTATATATTGTCATAATTTGTTGTAACGTATTCTTGAAAAAGCTCTGAGTTGTATTTCAATATATTTTCATTAGCAGCAAAAAATATATCCCCTAAAGGATCATTTTTTTCAGCTTCTATTCTTTTTATTATTTCAGCAGTACCAGCTATAATAATTTCTACATTTATGTCCGGATTTTTTTTACCAAATTCTTCTACAAGTCTATCAATAAAAAATCTAGTTGCAGGAGTGTATATTACTAAACTATTTATATTCTCTTCTTCTTTTTTATTAGAACATGAAAGAATTGATGTTACTATCAATAAAGATACTAAAAATAATTTAATGGTATTTTTCATAATTTTTATCCTCGTTTTTATTTTTTATAATTTATCTGTAATTATATTTTTAAATTTTTCTAGCCAACTTTCTTGATTTTCTTTTACAAAATTATCTATATATTCTAATTCTTCATTTGAAGTTATAGCATTGATATCCTTTATATCAACTAATATAGGAGAAGCTCCTAAATCTTTTCTTACAGCTCTTGCATTAAGTTCGTCATTCATTTTCTTTTGAGTATCAAAGCTAGTCATATAATCCAAAAACTTTTTAGCATTTTCCATATTTTTAGCATTTTTGATTATATATATACCGGCAGGCTCCATTATCACGCCTTCTTTCATATATACTAATTTCACAGGAGATCCAGAAGCAGCATAATTGGCAGCAGCATTCTCAAATGTAAGTCCCACAGTATATTCATTATCAGCAACACCTTTATATACAGCAGAAGAACCTGTGAGTAATTTTCCGTCTAAATTGTCGCATAATTTATCAATATATTCCCAGCCTTTATTAATATCATCTTTTCCCATTGTATATAATATAGTAACTAAATGCTTAAAAGATGATGAAGATGTAGATGGATCATTGAATGCTATTTTTCCTTTTAATTGTTCATTAGTTAAATCAGAATAGCCTTCTATATTTATGTCGCCTACAAGATTTGTATTAACTATTAATACGCTTGGGCTAATCATAAATCTAGTCATTGTACCTTCTACATTTTTATAGCTGTCTAATATTTCATTTTCATTTGTTGTTGTATAATTTTCAAATAAATCCTGATTATTCTTTACCAGATTAATATTGGCAGCCATTAAAACATCGCATAAAGGATCATTTTTTTCTGTTTCTATTCTTTTTATCAATTCACCTGTTCCTGCGATTATTACTTCAACTTCTATATTTGGATTTTTACTTTTGAAATCTTCTATTAATGGATCAATAAAATCTCTTGATGATGGTGAGTATATTACTAATGATGAAGGTTTTGATGTATTTTCATTTTTGCTGCATGAAAATAGCATTATAGAAATTATTAAAATTACAATTATTCTTGTAAAATTGCCAAAAAATCTCATAATTTTATCCCGCAATTAATTTTGCAATAAAATATATTATATTGTGTTTTTGTCAACAAAAAAATAAACTTTTTAGTACTATAAAGTGTAAATTAGTGCAAAAAAGTTTACATAATAAAAAAATGCTAATAAAAGTTATCATAATATCGATAATTATGTTAACACTTTAACATTAGGATTATAATACATAATATGAAAAGCAAAATAGCTGAAAAAGCGTATACTCTCATAAAGAAAAAGAAATATAAAAAAGCAAAAGAGATGCTTCTTAATAATAAAGTTAGGATGTCGCACGATGCAGAAGCTCTTGCTATGCTTTCTTTTGCTGATATATTTTTAAAAGATTTCTATGGTGCTGAAGAAGTTTCAAGAAAAGCACTTAGAGAGGATAGTTTTTGCTTTAATGCTATGCTTGCAAAGGCCTATGTTAGTTTGCATAATGGACACAGAGAAAATGCTTTAAGAGAGTATTTTAGAATATTAGATTTAGATCCTGAAAATAAAGTCGCTAAAGACAATATAGAAAGAATAAGATTTTTAACTAATAATGCTAGGGGCGATGAGATTAATCCAAGAGCATATTTACTAGGCAAGAAAAAATTATCAATGTCTAGATTTTTGGTGCTTATACCTATAGCATTCATACTCACATTTTTATCATACATAACAATAGACAGAGTTTATCCTAAAATAAGATATGTACTTCTTGATAAAGAGCAAAAAGAATTAAGAGAAAAGCTTGAGAATGTATACTTATTTGAAGGCTTGGAAGATGGCAAGATTCCAGAGAGTGCCAAGAGTCCCACATACTCACCGCGTGAAGTAGCAGAGATGTTTGACAAGGCTAAAAACAATATGAGAAGTGCATCTGTTAATGAAGCTGTCATGATAATTAACGGTGCATTGAAAAGCGACATAAACGAATATTTAAAAGAGAGATTCAGAGTGCTTAAACAATTTGTAATAGCACCAGACTATAATATTTTTAGAGAGAGTCCTAACTATCTTACAGTAGTTGAAAATTATGACTTGTACAATGGCGGATATGTGAAATGGAAAGCCGATGTAAACACTGTAAGTCAAACCAATATAGACGGCATACCAAAGAAAAGAGCAAGACTTTTGATTTATGATACAGCCGACAAGAACATTGCAGGCGTTGCTGATTTAATAGTGAATGTTACTGTAACATTAGAGCCTAAAAACTATATAGAAGTGTACGGCAAGATTTTGGGCTATGATGCTAAGCAGAAATCAATACAGCTTGAAGGTCAGATTATAAAGCATTTGCCTAAGAAGAAATAAAAATTAAAATCCTAAATATATTATGTAAACTTTACGATATATTAAAATACTTTATTAATAAAGGTATTTAAATGTTATCTAATATGTTACAAAATATTATACAATCTGAAATAGGAAGAAAAACTATTGAAAAAATTGAAATACCTATTTCTATTACTAAAAATATAAAAAATACTTTAAGACCATATCAGCTAAATAGTTTACAATATTTTATAGCATATTTAAATGAATATGATAATAATAAAAATAAGCATTTAATGTTTAATATGGCTACTGGAAGCGGTAAAACATTAATAATGGCTTCTTTGATACTTTATTTATATGAAAAAGGATATAGAAATTTTTTATTTTTTGTAAATTCTGTAAATATCATAGATAAAACGAGAGAAAATTTTTTTAATATATCAAGTAATAAATATCTTTTTAATAATGAAATTATAATTGATAATAAAAATGTTGAAATAAAAGAAGTTAATAATTTTGATTATTCAGATGAATATAATATAAATATATTTGTAACTTCTATACAATATTTACATAATTTATTAAGAGAAAATAAAGAAAATGCTTTTGATATAACAAATTTACAGGATAAAAAAATTGTTATATTAGCAGATGAAGCACATCATTTTAATGCAGAAACTTCTAAAAATAAAATTCTTCAGAAAGGACTTTTTGAAGAAGAAAAATCAAATGAAAAAG
It contains:
- a CDS encoding sigma-70 family RNA polymerase sigma factor: MLKKDINQEYKGPVSVYLKQIGEIRRLTKEEELDLWQRLEVCRENRAALENNNDEESLKKIEEIDKEIDSIQHKLVKSNLRLVISIAKRYYNSGVPFIDIIDEGNIGLIEAVKRFEYKKGFKFSTYGVWWIKQSIVKEISSKRHIIRFPMHIARLIKKSIQTSKTLTQKLGREPTIDEISKEMKIDRKTLSYIMIFTQDTASVDSFFRNSDNNDMTSIIEDKNFPSPHQKAFMDSLRDTLTEALKCLDEKERTVIISRYGLYGKEAKTLEDTGKELNITRERVRQIQIKAIKKLAGLNLSKELKSFLWD
- a CDS encoding GNAT family N-acetyltransferase; its protein translation is MTIYEAKNRDDELIDKLYIIWEKSVRATHLFLKEDDIINISKYIKKYLIDIKHLIIAEIEDNIVGFMGTENKKLEMLFLDPEVIGNGIGRKLIQYAIYNYDIEEVSVNEQNTNAYNFYKHIGFEDYKRNEYDDLGNNFPIIYMKLKNL
- a CDS encoding basic amino acid ABC transporter substrate-binding protein, producing the protein MKKILTLIMIISSMLIVSCGNSAKTTETENKKIYVGIDVDFPPFGYLDSDGKIGGFDYDIMSEVAKLSGLNVEFTHMQFKGLLPALQAKKIDAIIAGMTVTEERKQFVNFSEPYYVSSQVMLVHKDDDTIKTFDDLAGKNIGVVIGTTGDTIMTENKEVNNEKFDTGAAAVLALKEKKIAAIVFDKEPCKNFAKYNDDIKLIESDAIVENYAIALRKEDTALLEKINAGLSQIMTNGTYEKLIEKNFQ
- a CDS encoding biotin--[acetyl-CoA-carboxylase] ligase, whose translation is MKVNIFTDNLNTKIYGKNTLLFESLESTNKKMIEDLNNKVKLEEGSVYIALLQTSGKGSYGNKWESNNNLGLWFSVLVYSPYKKEALSFLPGIALSKCLREKYNVDAHVKWPNDVLVGSKKISGTLIQVTPFENVNACVIGTGVNLYQSKEDFDLSIRNKATSLYIETGNKVELSNFYKDLIYYFEEVYTGSTKLSEYFKEYSKMIGKTIKAIKDNTEIYADVKGITEEGYLQVEVNGKDETWISRASLDIDTSY
- a CDS encoding ABC transporter permease gives rise to the protein MKNIIKTILKRMDFWTYITIIITFIFALFLVYPLFSLFLSSFKDIKTDAWTLNNFIRFFTKKYYYSTLINSFIVTTSVTILAVLIGTPLAYCMKMYNLKGKRIIEILIIISMMSPAFIGAYSWILLLGRNGVITRFFSYIGISIPTIYGFDGILLVFSLKLYPFIFMYVYGALGKIDNILLEASENLGASSFMRNMTVTIPLIKPTIVSAGLIVFMNALADFGTPMLIGEGYRTMPTMIYSEFISEVGSNANFSASMSVIMVIITTIMFISQKYIVNKRSYAMNSMNSIKSKDIKGIKSILIHSIIYILVLISILPQITVIYTSFLKTNRSVFTSNFSLESYETIFRSLASSIKNTYVYGIITIAIIILVGMLTAYITIRRKNILTNIIDIVSMFPYIIPGSVLGITFLTAFNKPPIILTGSSIIIVISLVIRRLPYTLRSSSAILYQIDKNVDEASISLGASEMKTFFYITAKLMLSGVLSGAILSWITVINELSSSVILYTTKSRTMSVAIYQEVIRASYGTAAALSTILTFTTIISLIIFFKISNKKEITL
- a CDS encoding extracellular solute-binding protein; the encoded protein is MKNTIKLFLVSLLIVTSILSCSNKKEEENINSLVIYTPATRFFIDRLVEEFGKKNPDINVEIIIAGTAEIIKRIEAEKNDPLGDIFFAANENILKYNSELFQEYVTTNYDNIYEDYRSKEKYITGFMLSPSVLIINTNLIKDIKVEGYADLLNPALKGQIAFNDPTTSSSSFEQLVNMLYAMGNGNPENGWDYVEKLYANLDGKLLSSSSAVYKGVADNEYAVGLTFESAAANYIHTGSPIDVIYMKEGVLTKAHSMAIIKGAKNLENAKKFVDFVTSYDAQKIINDELFTRTIIKNLEGSQILMPLENINDIKEDEEMVDKNKEAWLERFKNIVTGI
- a CDS encoding ABC transporter substrate-binding protein yields the protein MRFFGNFTRIIVILIISIMLFSCSKNENTSKPSSLVIYSPSSRDFIDPLIEDFKSKNPNIEVEVIIAGTGELIKRIETEKNDPLCDVLMAANINLVKNNQDLFENYTTTNENEILDSYKNVEGTMTRFMISPSVLIVNTNLVGDINIEGYSDLTNEQLKGKIAFNDPSTSSSSFKHLVTILYTMGKDDINKGWEYIDKLCDNLDGKLLTGSSAVYKGVADNEYTVGLTFENAAANYAASGSPVKLVYMKEGVIMEPAGIYIIKNAKNMENAKKFLDYMTSFDTQKKMNDELNARAVRKDLGASPILVDIKDINAITSNEELEYIDNFVKENQESWLEKFKNIITDKL
- a CDS encoding tetratricopeptide repeat protein, giving the protein MKSKIAEKAYTLIKKKKYKKAKEMLLNNKVRMSHDAEALAMLSFADIFLKDFYGAEEVSRKALREDSFCFNAMLAKAYVSLHNGHRENALREYFRILDLDPENKVAKDNIERIRFLTNNARGDEINPRAYLLGKKKLSMSRFLVLIPIAFILTFLSYITIDRVYPKIRYVLLDKEQKELREKLENVYLFEGLEDGKIPESAKSPTYSPREVAEMFDKAKNNMRSASVNEAVMIINGALKSDINEYLKERFRVLKQFVIAPDYNIFRESPNYLTVVENYDLYNGGYVKWKADVNTVSQTNIDGIPKKRARLLIYDTADKNIAGVADLIVNVTVTLEPKNYIEVYGKILGYDAKQKSIQLEGQIIKHLPKKK